The following coding sequences lie in one Chryseobacterium arthrosphaerae genomic window:
- a CDS encoding beta-ketoacyl-[acyl-carrier-protein] synthase family protein, whose translation MENRVVITGMGIYSCIGTSLEEVRESLYQGKSGIVLDQERKEFGFRSGLTGVVPKPDLKNLLNRRQRISMGEESEYAYLATLDALKQANLDETFMDSHEVGILYGNDSVSQAVVESIDIAREKKDTTLMGSGAIFKSMNSTVTMNLSTIFKLKGINLTISAACASGSHSLGLAYMMIKNGFQDMIICGGAQETNKYSMASFDGLGVFSAREEEPAKASRPFDAGRDGLIPSGGAATLIVESLESAQRRGVPIIAEIIGYGFSSNGGHISTPNVDGPALAMDRALKQSGLQASDIDYINAHATSTPIGDANEAKAIYEIFGSEVPVSSTKSMTGHECWMAGASEVIYSILMMQNDFVAPNINLENPDNEAQKINLISKTKNQKIDVFLSNSFGFGGTNSALIVKKFD comes from the coding sequence ATGGAAAATAGGGTTGTGATTACCGGAATGGGAATTTATTCCTGCATCGGGACGTCTTTAGAAGAGGTCAGGGAATCCCTATATCAAGGAAAATCCGGTATTGTTTTAGACCAGGAAAGAAAAGAGTTCGGTTTCAGATCAGGCCTTACAGGCGTTGTTCCCAAACCAGATCTTAAAAACCTTCTGAACAGACGCCAGCGTATCAGTATGGGCGAAGAAAGCGAATATGCGTATCTGGCTACCCTTGATGCATTGAAGCAGGCCAACCTGGATGAAACGTTTATGGACTCCCATGAAGTCGGGATCTTATACGGAAACGACAGTGTTTCCCAGGCGGTCGTGGAATCTATAGACATCGCAAGGGAAAAGAAAGATACTACATTGATGGGATCGGGTGCGATCTTCAAATCAATGAATTCAACAGTAACGATGAACCTTTCCACAATTTTTAAACTGAAAGGAATCAATCTTACCATCAGTGCGGCGTGCGCAAGCGGATCGCATTCTCTGGGACTTGCTTATATGATGATCAAAAACGGATTTCAGGATATGATTATCTGTGGCGGAGCCCAGGAAACAAACAAATATTCTATGGCCAGCTTTGATGGTCTAGGCGTGTTTTCAGCAAGAGAAGAGGAGCCTGCCAAGGCTTCAAGACCTTTCGATGCCGGAAGAGACGGTTTGATCCCAAGCGGAGGTGCTGCCACATTGATCGTTGAAAGCCTGGAATCGGCACAGAGAAGAGGAGTACCGATCATTGCAGAGATCATAGGCTATGGTTTTTCTTCCAACGGAGGACATATTTCTACCCCTAATGTAGACGGACCGGCTCTGGCGATGGACAGGGCTTTAAAACAATCGGGCTTACAAGCTTCAGATATCGATTATATCAATGCTCACGCTACTTCTACCCCTATAGGAGATGCTAATGAAGCCAAAGCTATTTATGAGATCTTCGGAAGTGAAGTTCCGGTAAGTTCTACCAAATCCATGACAGGTCATGAGTGCTGGATGGCGGGTGCAAGTGAAGTTATTTACTCTATTCTGATGATGCAGAATGATTTCGTAGCGCCTAATATTAATCTGGAAAACCCTGATAATGAAGCTCAGAAGATAAATTTAATCTCCAAAACAAAAAATCAAAAAATTGATGTATTTTTGTCGAATTCTTTTGGGTTTGGGGGAACCAATTCTGCACTAATAGTTAAAAAATTTGATTAA
- a CDS encoding acyl carrier protein — translation MEREKIVAIVNDFLVNEFEVDGDEISNDANLKNTLGLDSLDYIDMVVVIESNFGVKLGEADFKKMVTFDDFYTTIENKIAEKNA, via the coding sequence ATGGAAAGGGAAAAGATTGTTGCCATCGTTAATGATTTTCTGGTAAATGAATTTGAGGTAGACGGAGATGAAATCAGTAATGATGCCAACCTTAAAAATACACTGGGCTTAGACAGTCTGGATTATATTGATATGGTAGTGGTGATCGAATCTAATTTCGGAGTGAAATTAGGAGAGGCCGACTTCAAGAAAATGGTGACATTTGATGATTTCTACACAACAATTGAAAATAAGATCGCTGAGAAAAACGCTTAG
- a CDS encoding LpxL/LpxP family acyltransferase: MNKWKGKSKGTVLGYRIFVWCIRNIGIRSSYGVLYFVAAYYALFQKKSNQYILYYFRERLGYGYRKAKASIFKSYFTFGKVLIDKTAISAGLREKYTYEFDGIENLRNLLAAKKGGVLISAHIGNFEIAEHFFADIDFDCQINLVTTDQEVTVIKEYLETVAVKKSNIKFIYVKDDMSHIFEINQALSNNELICFTGDRYFEGSKYLEADLLGKTAKFPAGPFLIASRLGVPVVYVYVMKENNLHYHLYARVAQNIKNRDSQGLLQSYVHNLETMVKKYPLQWFNYFDFWDDVD; this comes from the coding sequence ATGAACAAATGGAAAGGTAAATCTAAAGGGACGGTACTGGGGTACAGGATATTCGTCTGGTGTATTAGAAATATCGGGATCAGAAGTTCATACGGTGTGCTTTACTTTGTAGCCGCTTATTACGCTCTGTTTCAGAAGAAAAGCAACCAATATATTCTCTACTATTTCCGGGAAAGATTAGGCTACGGATACCGGAAAGCCAAAGCTTCTATATTTAAAAGCTATTTCACTTTCGGAAAGGTGCTTATCGACAAAACTGCTATTTCTGCAGGACTTCGGGAAAAATATACCTATGAATTTGATGGTATTGAAAACCTCAGAAACCTTCTGGCTGCAAAAAAAGGAGGAGTGCTGATCAGTGCCCATATCGGAAATTTTGAAATTGCAGAACATTTCTTTGCAGATATTGATTTCGACTGTCAGATCAATCTGGTGACTACAGACCAGGAAGTAACCGTGATCAAGGAATATCTGGAAACAGTTGCCGTGAAAAAGAGCAACATCAAGTTTATCTACGTAAAAGACGATATGTCTCATATTTTTGAGATCAATCAGGCCTTATCCAATAATGAGCTCATCTGCTTTACGGGAGACCGTTATTTTGAAGGATCCAAGTACCTTGAGGCTGATCTGTTAGGCAAAACTGCAAAATTTCCTGCCGGCCCGTTTCTTATTGCTTCAAGACTGGGCGTTCCGGTTGTATATGTGTACGTAATGAAAGAAAATAATCTTCATTACCATCTGTATGCAAGAGTAGCACAGAATATTAAAAATCGTGATTCACAGGGACTTTTACAGTCTTATGTTCACAATCTTGAAACCATGGTGAAAAAATATCCGCTTCAATGGTTTAATTATTTTGATTTTTGGGATGATGTTGATTAA
- a CDS encoding phytoene desaturase family protein: MKKEYDILVIGSGLGGLVSALVLAKEGLKVCVLEKNNQYGGNLQTFSRDKLIFDTGVHYLGGLSEGQNLNRFFSYLEIMDGLELQKMDEDGYDRISFGNESVQYPHAQGYQNFVEQLSRYFPEEKENLENYCEEIQYVCSQFPRYHVIGKDHYNEEILHLNTKRFIESVTQNKKLQSVLLGSNFLYAGDSENVPFYVHALTVNSYIQSAYKCVKGGSQISKLLIRKLREYGAEVHKHSEVSGFVFDENNILKSVQTKAGKEYSARQFISNIEIRATMKLIGEERLKKSFMNRVLSWKPVSSCFSVYIVLKSQSLPNFNYNIYHYSSEEQVWNAFRYRKETWPETYMLSSTASKHHPEFAESLTAISYMDFEEVKEWENTFNTVADEHERGEAYEKFKLEKTEKMIEALEKKIPGLRHAIRRIYTSSPLSYRDYIGNFEGNMYGYMKSSENPLKTMVSPRTKIDNLFLTGQSVNMHGILGVTIGAFNTCAEMLGKDIIDGRLIQMINNEGK; this comes from the coding sequence TTGAAAAAAGAATATGACATACTTGTAATCGGCAGCGGATTGGGAGGTCTTGTTTCGGCTCTTGTTTTGGCGAAAGAAGGCCTGAAGGTTTGTGTGCTGGAGAAAAACAATCAGTATGGAGGCAACCTGCAGACTTTTTCAAGAGATAAGCTTATCTTTGATACCGGGGTTCATTATCTCGGCGGGCTGTCGGAAGGGCAGAATTTAAACCGCTTTTTTTCCTATCTGGAAATTATGGACGGGCTTGAGCTTCAGAAAATGGATGAAGATGGCTATGACAGAATAAGCTTTGGCAATGAATCTGTTCAGTATCCTCATGCCCAGGGCTATCAGAACTTTGTTGAACAGCTTTCCAGATATTTTCCGGAGGAAAAAGAAAATCTTGAAAATTACTGTGAGGAGATCCAGTATGTATGCAGCCAGTTTCCCAGATATCATGTGATTGGGAAAGATCATTACAATGAGGAAATTCTGCATCTCAATACCAAAAGATTTATAGAATCCGTTACCCAGAACAAAAAACTGCAGTCGGTTTTACTGGGTTCCAACTTTTTATATGCAGGAGATTCCGAAAATGTCCCTTTTTATGTACATGCCCTTACGGTAAACTCCTATATTCAGAGTGCTTATAAATGTGTGAAAGGCGGAAGCCAGATCTCTAAACTGCTGATCCGAAAACTGAGAGAATACGGAGCTGAAGTTCATAAACATTCCGAAGTTTCCGGATTTGTTTTTGATGAGAATAATATTTTAAAATCGGTACAGACAAAAGCAGGAAAGGAATATAGTGCCAGACAGTTTATTTCAAATATCGAGATTCGGGCCACCATGAAGCTGATTGGAGAAGAAAGGCTGAAGAAATCCTTTATGAACAGGGTTTTAAGCTGGAAGCCGGTTTCATCATGCTTTAGCGTGTATATTGTTTTAAAATCCCAAAGCCTTCCCAATTTCAATTACAATATCTACCACTACTCATCAGAAGAACAGGTGTGGAATGCATTCCGATACAGAAAAGAAACATGGCCGGAAACCTATATGCTTTCATCCACGGCTTCAAAACATCATCCGGAATTTGCAGAAAGTCTTACGGCTATTTCCTATATGGATTTTGAGGAAGTGAAAGAATGGGAAAATACATTCAATACAGTGGCTGATGAGCATGAAAGAGGTGAGGCCTACGAAAAATTTAAATTGGAAAAAACGGAGAAAATGATTGAAGCCCTGGAAAAGAAAATTCCGGGATTGAGACATGCGATCAGGAGAATATACACTTCCTCTCCGTTGTCTTACAGAGACTATATCGGGAACTTTGAAGGCAATATGTACGGGTATATGAAAAGCTCGGAAAACCCTCTTAAAACAATGGTTTCTCCCCGTACAAAAATTGATAACCTGTTTCTGACAGGCCAGTCTGTGAACATGCATGGCATTTTGGGCGTAACCATCGGTGCGTTTAATACCTGCGCTGAAATGTTAGGAAAAGATATTATTGATGGAAGATTAATACAAATGATTAATAATGAAGGGAAATAG
- a CDS encoding C45 family autoproteolytic acyltransferase/hydolase — MKGNSRKFAILNEAGHISNSSFCCQNNRLRTIKALFCLFLIINLVSCGISKSVHHIPQVSQYPLEIPKITRINDSTFRYNQNYLTKNRQQLWELYIKGNPLQLGYNNGALTQNLMQKQEGIFFSKVEGFVPSKFKQKLLRGFLKWYNRKMYLNVREDYQAELYGLSQYSSDRYDFIAPKYLRNLYLHGAHDIGHAMQDLAMVGCSSLAVWNENTEDGDLLIGRNFDFYVGDDFAQNKLVEFVDPEDGIPYMSVSWPGMIGVVSGMNKEGITVTINAGKSKIPLTAKTPISLVTREILQYAKNIEEAIAIAKKRKVFVSESILVGSAADKNAVIIEVSPKNFGVYRVQNSSRVLCTNHFQSDAYKDDKRNLKHIEESHSEYRYEKLQELLQEEEKLNPEKMASILRNTSGLQDEKIGYGNEKALNQLLAHHGVIFSPQKRLVWVSSNPYQLGEFVCYDLNEIFSDKGLQPDDFSKQELNIARDPFADSKEFMNYEEYRKVSMQVNNAADNKENLTDDFLIHYKSLNPDFWKVYYTTGKYYFCKKEYSKAKTEFETAMTKEITTVPDRKEIQKYLKKTLNKLK, encoded by the coding sequence ATGAAGGGAAATAGCAGGAAGTTTGCCATTTTGAATGAAGCAGGCCATATAAGCAATAGCTCTTTCTGTTGTCAGAATAACAGGCTCCGGACCATTAAAGCACTGTTTTGTTTATTCCTTATCATCAACCTTGTTTCTTGTGGAATTTCAAAATCTGTTCATCATATTCCTCAAGTCAGTCAATATCCATTGGAGATTCCGAAAATTACCCGTATCAACGATTCAACGTTCCGCTATAATCAGAACTATCTTACCAAAAACAGACAGCAGCTCTGGGAACTTTATATCAAAGGAAATCCTCTGCAGCTTGGATATAATAACGGAGCACTGACACAGAACCTTATGCAGAAGCAGGAAGGAATTTTCTTTTCAAAAGTAGAGGGATTCGTCCCGTCAAAATTCAAGCAGAAACTTTTGAGAGGCTTTTTGAAATGGTACAACAGAAAAATGTACCTGAACGTAAGAGAAGATTATCAGGCCGAGCTGTACGGACTCTCACAGTACTCGTCTGACCGTTACGATTTTATAGCCCCAAAATATCTGAGAAACCTTTACCTGCACGGAGCTCACGATATTGGGCATGCCATGCAGGATCTTGCCATGGTAGGATGCAGTTCTCTTGCCGTATGGAATGAGAACACGGAAGACGGAGACCTTCTCATAGGAAGAAACTTCGATTTTTATGTAGGTGATGATTTTGCTCAAAATAAGCTGGTAGAATTTGTAGACCCCGAAGACGGGATCCCTTACATGTCGGTGAGCTGGCCGGGAATGATAGGAGTAGTTTCCGGAATGAATAAAGAAGGAATTACAGTGACAATCAATGCCGGAAAATCAAAGATTCCTCTTACCGCAAAGACGCCTATTTCGCTTGTTACAAGAGAAATTCTGCAGTATGCTAAAAATATAGAAGAAGCCATTGCGATTGCTAAAAAAAGAAAAGTGTTCGTTTCAGAATCTATTCTGGTCGGTAGTGCTGCAGATAAAAATGCTGTGATCATTGAGGTTTCACCTAAAAACTTCGGAGTTTACAGGGTGCAGAACAGCAGCAGGGTACTTTGTACCAACCATTTCCAGTCTGATGCTTATAAAGACGATAAAAGAAACCTGAAACATATTGAAGAAAGCCATTCGGAATACCGTTATGAGAAGCTTCAGGAACTTCTGCAGGAAGAAGAAAAGCTGAATCCTGAAAAAATGGCTTCCATTTTAAGAAATACATCCGGTTTGCAGGATGAGAAGATTGGCTACGGTAACGAAAAAGCATTAAATCAGCTGCTGGCTCATCATGGTGTAATATTTTCACCACAGAAAAGATTAGTCTGGGTTTCTTCAAATCCTTACCAGCTGGGCGAATTCGTATGTTATGACCTGAATGAGATATTTTCTGACAAAGGATTACAACCCGATGATTTTTCAAAACAGGAACTGAATATTGCCAGAGACCCTTTCGCTGATTCAAAAGAATTCATGAACTATGAGGAATACAGAAAGGTAAGTATGCAGGTCAATAATGCTGCTGATAATAAAGAGAATCTTACAGATGACTTTCTGATTCATTATAAATCTCTGAATCCTGATTTCTGGAAAGTATATTATACGACAGGGAAGTATTATTTCTGCAAAAAAGAATATTCAAAGGCAAAAACAGAATTTGAAACGGCCATGACGAAAGAAATTACTACAGTTCCGGACAGAAAAGAAATTCAGAAATACCTGAAGAAAACCTTAAACAAACTGAAATGA
- a CDS encoding alpha/beta hydrolase translates to MKKIITVFCIICSLLSFSQDKKEIGNTFIKTLFVDKNIEKAHAFFDPSVASQIPVEQLKAVTEQLQEQLGGLKNILEVNNESNIYYYYSEFGKSKLDVQLTFNENNKLLGFFLVPHKTFETWDEKTSLKIKSDDIELNGTLLIPTSGNKKKLVIFVHGSGASNRDEAIGENKPFRDIAEYLFSNGIASYRYDKRTYSNPETFTGQSTVEDETVKDAVNAANYFKNNKDYTGYQIIILGHSQGAYMMPEIAAKAQVSKYIFMAGNARPLQNLLVEQYEYLHNLDPAKVPAEAVEDLKKQVALLNSSKFNLNTPAAELPLGQSAAYWSYLKNYNQLNEVKKIKAPLFFAQGGRDYQVTEKDFNLWKDALKNNKAAEFKFYPSLSHLFISGSGKPSPEDYEVKGNVDDQFLKDLLQFIVK, encoded by the coding sequence ATGAAAAAAATTATAACCGTTTTTTGTATTATCTGCTCACTATTGTCATTTTCCCAGGACAAAAAAGAAATCGGTAATACATTTATCAAAACATTATTTGTTGATAAAAATATAGAAAAAGCCCATGCCTTTTTTGATCCTTCAGTAGCTTCCCAAATCCCTGTCGAACAGCTTAAAGCTGTTACGGAACAACTTCAGGAACAGCTGGGAGGGCTTAAAAATATCCTTGAAGTAAATAACGAAAGCAATATTTACTATTATTATTCTGAATTTGGAAAATCTAAGCTGGATGTACAGCTTACTTTTAATGAAAACAATAAACTGCTTGGTTTCTTTTTAGTACCTCATAAGACCTTTGAAACATGGGATGAAAAAACTTCACTGAAAATAAAAAGTGATGACATAGAGCTGAACGGTACATTACTGATTCCCACTTCCGGCAATAAAAAGAAACTGGTCATCTTTGTTCATGGCTCGGGAGCAAGCAACAGGGATGAGGCCATTGGAGAAAATAAACCTTTCAGAGACATTGCAGAATACCTTTTCAGTAATGGGATCGCTTCTTACCGATATGATAAAAGGACCTATTCCAATCCTGAAACATTTACCGGGCAGTCTACTGTAGAAGATGAAACTGTAAAAGATGCAGTGAATGCGGCCAATTATTTTAAAAACAATAAAGATTATACCGGCTATCAGATTATTATCCTGGGACACAGCCAGGGGGCTTATATGATGCCGGAAATTGCAGCGAAGGCACAGGTATCAAAATATATATTTATGGCTGGAAATGCCAGGCCATTACAGAATCTTTTAGTTGAGCAATACGAATATCTTCATAATCTTGATCCTGCTAAAGTTCCCGCAGAAGCTGTAGAGGATCTGAAAAAACAGGTTGCTCTGCTCAATTCATCAAAATTTAATCTGAATACACCGGCTGCGGAACTCCCTTTGGGACAGTCTGCGGCCTATTGGAGCTACCTGAAAAATTACAATCAGCTTAATGAGGTAAAAAAAATCAAAGCTCCTCTGTTTTTTGCCCAGGGCGGTAGAGACTATCAGGTCACCGAAAAGGATTTTAATCTCTGGAAAGATGCCTTGAAAAACAATAAGGCAGCAGAATTTAAGTTCTATCCTTCTTTAAGCCATTTATTCATTTCAGGTTCTGGAAAACCATCGCCTGAAGATTATGAAGTAAAAGGAAATGTTGATGATCAGTTTCTGAAAGATTTACTGCAATTCATTGTGAAATAA
- a CDS encoding T9SS-dependent M36 family metallopeptidase, producing MKKIRLSVKLLLFCSLFSVGVISAQKYEQTIKDYVNSSQGFQRVNPELKSFKIINVDASKSLKGDVVGIQQTINGIPVFGSSANVLIREGKVLSFADTFIKAYPATVTGKENNRKDTFVAEAVQKLNGSLTVKNIEGKEEPITTNLVYFAKGGELILGYQFNTKEKETSNVWSVIVSADNGSILYQENTTLSCSFHSDAYDHHYSLGESLSETTALPSALPTAIGASELKKNTNFLLAPDNASYNVFAFPVEAPTFGSRTLLTNPWDLTASPEGWHSDGTNHYTITRGNNAFAYTDENKTDLPQFSPDGGASRTFDFPLDVTAQHTTYTSAAVTNLFYTTNKMHDVFYKFGFTESARNYQTNNFGHGGVENDPVLAESRDGSGLSNANFNPGADGTSGRMQMFLFSPTGNVRYLYYNAPSNYTARTPAATTASFGPQLIGGPAVTGDLALSTPADACTAVAAGSLTGKIAVVSAAGCGFAVKTKNLQNAGAVGVIQYHPTLNTPVGMGGADNTITIPTIMVGLSEGQFLVNDLNNGIVGNATLRTDAVFKDASLDNGIISHEYGHGISNRLTGTGSNCLSFISSNEQMGEGWSDFFALMITTKPGDNASVARGIGTFASGEPTTGGGIRPAKYTPDFLINNYTYGRTNGMKISTNSVLGPITVPDSHSIGFIWASMLWDLNWKYVEKYGYNSNVLADPNSGSARVLQLVMDALKLQPCNPSFIDGRNAILAADQASTNGENKCMIWKTFAKRGLGVNASAGQLNGLAFGANQPLPEMSDQVEDFTVPEECGVLAVNEVKNSKGIAIYPNPVRNEFTIQTPSDINLSGITTVSIFDFTGKLISKESINLNKQNTINAEKLINGAYVVKVNNNSIDYTQKIIVSK from the coding sequence ATGAAAAAAATTCGACTCAGTGTTAAGCTGTTGTTGTTTTGTTCACTTTTCAGCGTTGGGGTAATCTCAGCTCAGAAATACGAACAAACAATCAAAGACTATGTAAATTCCAGCCAGGGATTTCAAAGAGTGAATCCGGAATTGAAGTCATTTAAGATCATTAATGTAGATGCTTCAAAAAGTTTGAAAGGTGATGTTGTAGGAATACAGCAAACCATTAATGGAATTCCTGTTTTTGGAAGTTCTGCCAATGTTCTGATCAGGGAGGGGAAAGTATTGAGCTTCGCAGATACCTTTATCAAGGCCTATCCTGCAACAGTAACGGGAAAGGAAAATAACAGAAAAGATACATTTGTTGCGGAGGCCGTTCAGAAATTAAACGGGTCTCTTACCGTAAAAAATATTGAAGGAAAAGAAGAGCCCATAACCACAAACCTTGTTTATTTTGCAAAAGGAGGCGAGCTGATACTGGGATATCAGTTCAATACAAAAGAAAAAGAAACAAGCAATGTATGGAGTGTCATTGTGAGCGCAGATAATGGTTCTATCCTGTATCAGGAAAATACAACACTATCCTGCAGTTTCCACTCTGATGCGTATGATCACCATTATTCTTTGGGTGAGTCTTTATCAGAAACAACTGCACTGCCATCTGCATTACCAACTGCTATTGGCGCTTCGGAACTGAAAAAGAATACAAATTTTCTTTTAGCTCCGGACAACGCTTCTTATAACGTATTTGCATTTCCTGTAGAGGCTCCTACTTTTGGAAGCAGAACACTGCTAACCAATCCATGGGATTTAACAGCTTCTCCTGAAGGCTGGCATTCTGACGGAACCAATCATTATACCATAACACGAGGTAATAACGCATTTGCTTATACCGATGAGAATAAGACTGATTTACCCCAGTTTTCTCCTGATGGCGGTGCCAGCAGAACATTTGATTTCCCTTTGGATGTAACAGCACAGCATACGACTTATACTTCTGCTGCGGTGACCAATTTATTCTATACAACCAATAAAATGCATGATGTATTCTATAAATTCGGGTTTACGGAGTCTGCAAGGAACTACCAGACCAATAACTTTGGACATGGTGGAGTAGAGAATGATCCTGTTCTGGCAGAATCCCGAGATGGAAGCGGTCTTAGTAATGCTAATTTCAACCCCGGAGCTGATGGAACCAGCGGAAGAATGCAGATGTTCCTTTTTTCACCTACCGGTAATGTAAGATACCTATACTATAATGCGCCGTCCAATTATACAGCGAGAACACCGGCAGCCACTACAGCCAGTTTCGGACCCCAGCTTATAGGTGGGCCTGCTGTAACAGGTGATCTGGCTCTTTCAACACCGGCGGATGCCTGTACTGCAGTTGCTGCAGGAAGCCTTACAGGAAAAATTGCGGTAGTAAGTGCTGCAGGATGTGGCTTTGCTGTTAAAACAAAAAATCTTCAGAATGCAGGAGCTGTAGGAGTGATCCAATATCACCCAACTCTGAATACCCCTGTCGGAATGGGAGGGGCAGACAATACCATTACCATTCCTACGATTATGGTAGGTTTATCAGAAGGTCAGTTTCTGGTAAATGATCTGAATAACGGGATTGTTGGAAATGCTACACTAAGAACTGATGCAGTCTTTAAAGATGCCAGTTTGGATAACGGAATCATAAGCCATGAATACGGCCATGGAATTTCCAACCGTCTTACCGGAACAGGAAGTAATTGCCTGTCTTTCATTTCATCCAATGAGCAAATGGGTGAAGGGTGGTCTGATTTCTTTGCATTGATGATCACTACCAAACCTGGAGACAATGCTTCTGTTGCCAGGGGAATAGGTACTTTTGCATCAGGCGAGCCAACGACAGGCGGAGGAATCAGACCGGCTAAATACACGCCGGATTTCCTGATCAATAACTATACTTATGGAAGAACCAACGGAATGAAGATTAGTACCAATTCTGTACTAGGTCCTATCACAGTGCCTGATTCTCACAGTATTGGCTTTATCTGGGCTTCAATGCTTTGGGATCTTAACTGGAAATATGTAGAAAAATACGGTTATAACAGTAATGTTTTAGCAGATCCTAACAGTGGTAGCGCAAGAGTATTACAATTGGTAATGGATGCACTGAAATTACAGCCATGTAACCCAAGCTTCATAGACGGAAGAAATGCGATCCTTGCTGCTGATCAGGCCTCTACAAACGGAGAAAATAAATGTATGATCTGGAAAACTTTTGCTAAAAGAGGGTTAGGGGTGAATGCTTCAGCAGGGCAGCTTAATGGTCTTGCATTCGGGGCCAACCAGCCTTTACCGGAAATGAGTGACCAGGTTGAAGACTTTACTGTTCCTGAGGAATGTGGAGTATTGGCTGTAAATGAAGTGAAAAACTCTAAAGGAATCGCCATCTATCCGAATCCTGTAAGAAACGAGTTTACTATACAGACTCCTTCAGATATAAATCTGTCCGGAATTACAACTGTTTCTATCTTTGATTTTACAGGTAAGCTTATATCTAAAGAAAGCATTAACCTTAATAAGCAGAATACGATCAATGCTGAAAAGCTGATCAATGGAGCCTATGTTGTAAAGGTTAACAATAATTCGATCGATTATACACAGAAAATTATTGTTTCTAAATAA
- a CDS encoding DUF2062 domain-containing protein has translation MSLAEVQNAISEKKICILIPTYNNEKTLKRVIDGVLDYTGSIIVVNDGSTDSTPQILAQYPLIKVITLSENQGKGNALKTGFRKAKEMGYDYAITIDSDGQHYPDDIPVFVEALLQEKEDMLLIGNRNMSQDGIPKKSSFGNRFSNFWFWFETGIRLEDTQSGYRLYPLHKIPKKYFTPKFEFEIEIIVRTAWKHVPVKNVPIKVLYDPAERVSHFRPFKDFTRISILNTILVTITLLYIIPRNFVNNFKKKSFKRFIKEDVLESDGSNRTKAFSIALGVFIGLSPFWGFQTLLVISLSVLFKLNKVLSFVASNVSLPPFIPFIIAASLFLGAPFVQGDSNILSQDLNFELIKNNLLQYVIGSFILSTTVSALSGVATFLFLNKLSPEND, from the coding sequence ATGTCCCTTGCTGAAGTACAGAATGCCATTTCTGAAAAGAAGATCTGCATTCTTATACCTACCTACAATAATGAGAAAACCCTGAAAAGGGTTATTGACGGTGTGCTGGATTATACCGGAAGTATTATTGTGGTCAACGACGGTTCCACCGATTCCACACCGCAAATTCTCGCCCAATATCCGCTGATCAAGGTAATCACCCTGTCTGAGAATCAGGGAAAAGGAAACGCGCTGAAAACGGGCTTCAGAAAGGCAAAAGAAATGGGGTATGATTATGCCATCACCATTGATTCTGACGGACAACATTATCCAGACGATATTCCGGTATTTGTAGAGGCGCTTCTTCAGGAAAAAGAAGACATGCTTCTGATCGGAAACAGAAATATGTCTCAGGATGGCATACCAAAGAAAAGCAGTTTCGGGAACAGGTTTTCCAATTTCTGGTTCTGGTTTGAAACCGGGATCAGACTGGAAGATACCCAATCCGGTTACAGACTTTATCCTCTGCATAAAATTCCAAAGAAATACTTTACTCCAAAATTTGAGTTTGAAATTGAGATCATTGTAAGAACTGCTTGGAAGCACGTTCCGGTAAAGAATGTCCCGATAAAGGTACTTTATGATCCGGCAGAACGGGTTTCACATTTCAGACCCTTCAAGGATTTCACAAGGATCAGTATTCTGAACACAATCCTGGTAACGATCACCTTATTATACATTATTCCGAGAAACTTTGTGAATAATTTCAAAAAAAAAAGCTTTAAAAGGTTCATAAAGGAGGATGTGCTGGAAAGTGACGGGAGCAACCGTACAAAAGCATTTTCCATCGCATTGGGAGTCTTCATCGGGCTGTCTCCTTTCTGGGGTTTTCAAACTCTTCTTGTTATCAGCCTGTCTGTTCTTTTCAAGCTGAATAAAGTTCTGTCTTTTGTTGCATCAAACGTAAGTCTTCCACCTTTCATCCCTTTTATCATTGCCGCCTCTTTATTTTTAGGTGCTCCATTTGTGCAGGGTGACAGTAATATCCTGAGCCAGGACCTCAACTTTGAGCTCATCAAGAACAATCTCCTACAATATGTCATCGGGAGTTTTATTTTGAGTACCACAGTATCTGCTCTTTCAGGAGTGGCTACATTTCTGTTTCTGAATAAACTAAGTCCGGAAAACGACTGA